GACGTAAACATCACTTGTGATGACGTTGCAGTAATGAATACTGAAACAAACTATGTACTTGGCCTTGAAGGTAAAAGCGGTAACCCATCACCATTTACAGCACTAGGCACGTTCTTAGGTATTAAAGCGGCTTACCAGCACAAGCACGGTCACCAAGACTTAGCAGGTGTAAAAGTGTCAGTACAAGGTCTAGGCGCGGTTTCTTACACTCTATGTAAATACCTACACGAAGCAGGTGCTGAGCTGTTTGTAACAGACATCAACGAAGAGCGTGTAAGCCGTGTAGTAAACGACTTTAACGCAACTGCGGTTAACATTGACGAAATCTACGACCTAGATGTTGATGTATACGCGCCATGTGCACTTGGTGCAACAATCAATGATGAGACTATTCCTCGCATTAAAGCAGGCATTATCGCAGGGTGTGCGAATAACCAGCTAGCAGAGCCTCGTCACGGTGAAATCATTCGTGAAAAAGGCATTTTATACGCGCCAGATTACGTAATTAACGCAGGTGGTATCATCAACGTTTACTACGAAACAGCGCCAGAAGGTTATAGTGCAGAAGCTGCAACTAAGCATGTTGAAGGTATTTTCGATACACTAAGCGAAATCTTCAAACGTTCGGAAGATGAGCAAAAGTCAACGCACATTATTGCAGACGAACTAGCACAAGAAATCATCGAAAACGGTTTGTAATTTACCCGTTTGTTACTTGTAAAAGCTAGGGTAACAGAATGAGCTTGAAAGTTCATGCTATGCTCGGTAAGGTGCCCGCAATTGCGGGCATTTTTATTTTAAGATTATGGCAACTCAAATCGACCTCTCTACTTGGCAACGCGCCGAACACTTCTCATTTTTTAAAGACTTAGCAAACCCCTACTTTTCAGTGTGCGTGCGTATAGATGCGGGTGAATTGTTTGCTGCATGTAAGCAAAATGGTCAGTCTTTCTACTTAGCTTGCCTTTATGCCTTGCTGCGTGCCAATAATAGCTATCAACCCGTTTGTCATCGTATTGATAACAACCAAGTATGGCTGTGCGATAAAATTGAAATCAACGCGGTGCAATTAGATGAGCAAAACCTCTTTAAAATTTCGTACTTACCTTATGCTGAAGGCTTTGCTGACTTTAGTGAAAAAGGCAAAATTGCATTCGAAACAGCAATAAGTCAGCCATTTTTCTCAGAGCAATTTAACACGATTGAAGGGCGCCTTAACTGTATTCATGTGTCGGTGTTACCTTGGCTTGATTTTACGGGTTTTTCCCACGCGACACCCTTTGGTGAGCAAAATGGCATTCCCAAATTTGTGTTTGGTAAATTCGATAAACAACTGGGCACCATGCCACTCAATATTGATGTGCACCACGGCCTAATGGACGGCTTTCATGTTGCGCAGTTTGTAAATGTGCTGCAGCAAGAAATGGCTGCACTTGCTAAAAGCTTATTGTGATTTTACTTAATCAAAATTCAGTTATTTAATATCCACCAATTTACTGGCGCGGCGGTATTGTATTTTTGCGCCATTAAAATTGGGTAGCTCCCACTTTTTTGGTGCTTCAACCCGTTTTCCACTAATGTAATGAAGCACTACGCGTTTTGCGCTAATAAAGTATTCGACCCTAAGTTGTTGCTGTGGCAACACCACTGTTAGCGGGTACAGTTCACAAAACTGTTGCCATGTGTAGTCATCAACTAAGCTATAGGCAAAATCACTGTTATCAAGAAGTGCCAACTCATCAAGCGAGCTAACTTCTAAATCACTTAATATCCGTGTGATTTGTTCGTGTGGTGCTAATAATTGCCAATCGGTGCTATGCACATTTTGGTAAAGACAAAGCTGCTGGTATTCCTGAGTTAATTTTTTAAAAAGCGACTCACAAAGTGCGTCAGTTTCAATTAGGTTAACGGTGGCGGCTATAAATTCATGGCTTTTAATTACATCGCTAAACGATTTTAATGGGGTGCCTGCGTATTGGTATTGGTAATTACCCATTAATTCATTTTGCTCGGTAATCTCAGAGGAGCATAGCTTTGCTTCACCTAAGTCATTATCAATAATAACGTTGGTGGTGATGGGACTTACTTTGGTTGCCAGTGTTTTGCGGTCTTTTACTGCACGCCCAGCAAGGCTGTAGGTTTTAAGTACCAATAGGGCGTCAGGCTCGTTACTTAAGTAGCTGTCTTTAGCGATCACCACTTCTTGCTGACCATTGTTGTAACTGCCACGGCGATTTTGCTTTTTAATATACACGCAGCTTGGCAGTAAAGCGGCAATGGCGTGTTGCAATTCGGTGATGTTGTAACTGGCGTATTTACTGAGTTCGGGTAAATCAAAATGGCTACGCAGCTGGCTGGCAAATTGCTTTGCCTCAATCAGGGCGTTTTCTTCTGCGCTGATATACTCTAAAAACTGGCCGCGCACTAAGCCAATGAGCAAGCTAAAGTCACAGAGGTTCGGAAAGTCATTTTCTAATTGCAGGAACTTTTCTGAATTCTTATCTAGAGTGTACAGTTTGGCTGGCACGCTTAGGGCACCTGCAAGGTCGGCCATTGCCTGCTTTAGGCGGTTATTCGGCATGCTTGCCACTAAATGGGAAAGCGAAACGTCAATGGGCAGTGGCGCAAGGGCTTTACCATAGTCAGTTGCAATACCCGCATCGTTAATGGCATTGATGGATTTAAGCGTTGAAAACGCTAAATCATGGGCTTGTTGTGATAGGGGGTTGATAAAGCGTAAATTGCCAAGAGCATGATTATTTGCCGCGGCTGCCAACATCATATCCGTTAAGTTCTCACGCTGGATTTCAGGTGGTGTATGGGCTTCAAGTGGTGCATGTTGACCAAACAGTGCTAAGTAAACACCTTGTTTAATGCGCCCAGCGCGGCCGCGGCGTTGTAGTTTGGAGTCATTAGCAATTGCGGTTAGATCCAACACACTTTGGCCGTTACGAATATGCGTGCGGCGCTCAAGCCCCGAATCAATCACTACATCAACACCGGGAATGGTTAAAGATGTTTCTGCCACGTTAGTCGCTAAAATAAGGCGGCGTTTTTCCCCTTGTTGCAAAGCGCGTTTTTGCTCGCTGATGGGGCTTGCACCATGCAAGGTGATTATATCGAATTGGTCGCTCAATCGCGTGCGCAAATAGCTGGCACACAGTTGAATTTCCCCTTTGCCGGGTAAAAATGCCAATACATCTTGGCTGCCAAGTTGGTACGCTTTTTCAGCGGCAAATGCCATGCGCTCAGTGAGGTTATCTTTATGTGGCATATCACGCATGGCGGGGGCAAGGTATTGCTCATCTACTGGGAACACTTTACCTTCGGCATGTAAATGTACGCCCTCACAATAGTTAATGAGTTGCTGAGCGTTTAATGTGGCAGAGGTTATCACCAGCTGATAGGGCTGGTTGCTGGTTTTATTATGCTCAAGCAGTAAAGCCAGCAGTAAATCGGTATCCCAGCGGCGCTCATGAAACTCATCGAGCATAATGGTATTGAAGTCGTCTAGTAACCCTTCATTTAACCAGCGCAGTGCCACACCTGGGGTAACAAACACTATTTCGCTGTTGTGATTTGCTTGTATTTCAAAGCGAATCGCATAACCCACTTTTTCGCCAAGGGGCGTTTGCATTTCGTTTGCGACGCGCTCGGCAAGGCTAGTACATGCAATACGCCTTGGCTCAATGACCAATACTTTGCCAGTGTGTGTGCACCACTTTGGCAATTGGGTCGATTTACCCGTACCCGTGTTGGCGCTCACAATAATCGGTTGATGGCTATTGTTGTTGCCAATATGGGCTAAAAAATCGGTTTTAATCTGGTTGATTGGTAGCATGCGTTTATTTCTTTGTCCGAGTCGCGATATAATTGACGGTATTATTTGTCTATTAGGATAATGTTTTGAAAGACATTGCGATTTTGATTTCACCTGTTGCAAACGGTGCTTATTTTAACGAAACCATCGATATTGCACAAAAAGAGTTTAAACAGTGTATTGGCGAGTATGACCTGACACTAAACGAGATTGGCGGCATGCAATTTTTACAAACCCAATTGCCAGAGCAAAAACTTGAAGCACTAGCTCGTTTATCGTTTGTACAAGGTATTTTTAGTCATGATTCGGGCACATTAACGCCGCTATCGTTAAATACTGATTTTAACTTACACAGTGATTTTGTATTTGGTAGCAAGTACAAAGGCAAAACCAATGAAATTTTAACGCAGTTGTTGCTCAATGTGGGTTTGAGTTTCTGTAAAGAAAAAGACATCAGCAAGATTAAATTGCTTGACCCAATGTGCGGGCGCGGCACCACTTTAATGTGGGCAATGCGTTATGGCATTAAGTCTAAAGGCATTGAGCAAGACCCGAATGCGGTATTGGACTTTAGAACCTTTGCCAAAAAATGGACTAAGCTTCACCGCCAAAAGCATGAGCTTAAAGAAGGTTTTATCGGCAAAGCCAATAAACAAAACAAGGGTAAGTTTATTGATTTTACTGCTAATGGCGTTAATACCCGTATTATTAATGGCAATGCGACGACCGCGTGTGATTTATTAAAGCGTGAAAAGCAGCATTTAATCATTAGTGATATTCCTTACGGTGTGCAGCATTTTACGACTGAAAAAACCCGTAACCCGATTGCTGTGTTAGAAGAATGCGCACCGCAATGGGCAGATTTACTGCACAAAGATGGTATTTGCGTTATTGCGTTTAATAAGTACATTCCAAAACGCAAAGAGCTGATTGCGGTTTTTGAAGCGGCAGGGCTTAGCGCGCTTGAGTTTGAAGCGCCACACCGCATGAGCGAATCAATTTTCCGTGACGTTGTTGTTTTAAGAAAGAACTAAAAAATATATTCTCTACCTTGAACAACGCCATGCTTCACCCAATAACTACTTAAGAAGTAGAAAAGGGCTGAAGCATGGACTTCATATTAATAATATTAACCTTGGTATTTATCGCTGCGTATTGGCATTTTGATGCGCTACGCAATATTTACTGGGAACATAAACTAAAAGAGCGCACCTTAAGCGACAGCGATCGCAATGTATTACTCAAGTACATGCCGATTTATCGCCGAATGACAGATAGCGAACGCGCACAATTAGAAAAACACATCATCTGGTTTTTAGCGACCAAAGACTTTTTAGGGCGCGATGGCCTAGTGGTAAACCACGCAATGAAGTTAATTGTAGCGGCCGATGCCTGTGTTTTGGTGCTAAATAAACCGTGGCCGCTTTATAAAAATGTGAAGCAAATTTTGCTTTACCCAAGTGCCTATTATGCAAATTCAGAAAGCCGAGATGGCGCTGGGCTTGTTAGTTTTCACCAAACGGTTAGGCAAGGAGAGTCGTGGCCGGGCGGTACTTTGGTGCTTTCATGGCATGATGTACTTAACGGTAACCGTTTACCAAACGATGGCCATAATTTAGTATTTCATGAGTTTGCCCATCAACTCGATCAAGAAACTGGTGCAACAACAGGCACGCCGCTATTAAAAGACAAACTTACCTATGAAAGTTGGGGACGCGAATTTTCTCGTGCCTACAATATGTTAAAAGCGCATGTGGCGTATGGCATGCCCCACGTTATTCACAGTTACGGTGCCACCAATGAAGCGGAATTCTTTGCGGTGATCACCGAAACCTTTATTGAAAAACCCAGTGAATTAAAAGCATATGATCCGGTTATTTTTGATCTATTGCTTAATTACTTTGGCTTTGATCCAAGGCGCTGGAACTAATACCAATTTTATTAATCCTTTGATCATTCTGGCGAGTTAAATGACCCATAAACTGCGTTTTAAAATTCTTAATTAGAACAACTACATGTCGAATTATAAGCCTTGTTTCTGAGCCATTTCTCCGTCGCAATACATGACCAGCTAATTAATGCAATTGGTATCAATCTGCCAGTTAGCTTGGCATAGTCGTTCAATAAACCATTGAAAGGCTTTGCCTTGATTATCTTTATGCCATGCAATGTATAAGTCTTGTTTTGGTCTTGGAATGGTGCACTCTTTTTGCACCAGCTCGCCATTTTCAAGATACGGTTTAGCAATATGACTTGGCAAGAACCCCACACCAATGCCGGCAAGTTGTGCTGCGAGTTTTGCCTGCATAGAATTAACATTGATTACTTGCTTGGCACTAAATAGCCCTGTACTTCGCTCTGGCAGCAAAGTGGAAGTGTCAGATACCACAATCGCAGGGTAGTGTTTTAAATCATCGTCGTCCAGCGGCGTAGTAACCTTTGCCAATGGATGCGATGCTGCCACAGCAAATATAAAACTTAGCTCTGCGATTTTGTGGGTGCGATACACGCCTTTTGGCAACTCGCCTGTTGCACCAATAACAATATCGGCACGCTTACTATGTAAGGCATCCCAGCCGCCACCTAAGGCTTCTACGCTTAGTTGAATATCAACTTGTTCAGGTCGTTTGGTGAACTCTTTTAATAAATCAAAAATGACATCTTCAGGGATCACGGTATCACGGGCGATGCGCAGTTGTTTTTCCCAACCTGATTCTAATTGGCTTACAGCATCGAGCATTTTGCTGGTGGAATGCAAAATTTGCCTGCCATGTTCTAACACCAGCTTACCAGCGGGGGTAAGTACAGCACGCTGTTTTGAACGGTCAAACAGTGGCGTGCCAATGTCTTCTTCAAGTTTTTTGATGGTATAG
This region of Pseudoalteromonas spongiae UST010723-006 genomic DNA includes:
- a CDS encoding TRM11 family SAM-dependent methyltransferase, translated to MKDIAILISPVANGAYFNETIDIAQKEFKQCIGEYDLTLNEIGGMQFLQTQLPEQKLEALARLSFVQGIFSHDSGTLTPLSLNTDFNLHSDFVFGSKYKGKTNEILTQLLLNVGLSFCKEKDISKIKLLDPMCGRGTTLMWAMRYGIKSKGIEQDPNAVLDFRTFAKKWTKLHRQKHELKEGFIGKANKQNKGKFIDFTANGVNTRIINGNATTACDLLKREKQHLIISDIPYGVQHFTTEKTRNPIAVLEECAPQWADLLHKDGICVIAFNKYIPKRKELIAVFEAAGLSALEFEAPHRMSESIFRDVVVLRKN
- a CDS encoding helicase-related protein; its protein translation is MLPINQIKTDFLAHIGNNNSHQPIIVSANTGTGKSTQLPKWCTHTGKVLVIEPRRIACTSLAERVANEMQTPLGEKVGYAIRFEIQANHNSEIVFVTPGVALRWLNEGLLDDFNTIMLDEFHERRWDTDLLLALLLEHNKTSNQPYQLVITSATLNAQQLINYCEGVHLHAEGKVFPVDEQYLAPAMRDMPHKDNLTERMAFAAEKAYQLGSQDVLAFLPGKGEIQLCASYLRTRLSDQFDIITLHGASPISEQKRALQQGEKRRLILATNVAETSLTIPGVDVVIDSGLERRTHIRNGQSVLDLTAIANDSKLQRRGRAGRIKQGVYLALFGQHAPLEAHTPPEIQRENLTDMMLAAAANNHALGNLRFINPLSQQAHDLAFSTLKSINAINDAGIATDYGKALAPLPIDVSLSHLVASMPNNRLKQAMADLAGALSVPAKLYTLDKNSEKFLQLENDFPNLCDFSLLIGLVRGQFLEYISAEENALIEAKQFASQLRSHFDLPELSKYASYNITELQHAIAALLPSCVYIKKQNRRGSYNNGQQEVVIAKDSYLSNEPDALLVLKTYSLAGRAVKDRKTLATKVSPITTNVIIDNDLGEAKLCSSEITEQNELMGNYQYQYAGTPLKSFSDVIKSHEFIAATVNLIETDALCESLFKKLTQEYQQLCLYQNVHSTDWQLLAPHEQITRILSDLEVSSLDELALLDNSDFAYSLVDDYTWQQFCELYPLTVVLPQQQLRVEYFISAKRVVLHYISGKRVEAPKKWELPNFNGAKIQYRRASKLVDIK
- a CDS encoding CatA-like O-acetyltransferase; translated protein: MATQIDLSTWQRAEHFSFFKDLANPYFSVCVRIDAGELFAACKQNGQSFYLACLYALLRANNSYQPVCHRIDNNQVWLCDKIEINAVQLDEQNLFKISYLPYAEGFADFSEKGKIAFETAISQPFFSEQFNTIEGRLNCIHVSVLPWLDFTGFSHATPFGEQNGIPKFVFGKFDKQLGTMPLNIDVHHGLMDGFHVAQFVNVLQQEMAALAKSLL
- a CDS encoding M90 family metallopeptidase; this translates as MDFILIILTLVFIAAYWHFDALRNIYWEHKLKERTLSDSDRNVLLKYMPIYRRMTDSERAQLEKHIIWFLATKDFLGRDGLVVNHAMKLIVAADACVLVLNKPWPLYKNVKQILLYPSAYYANSESRDGAGLVSFHQTVRQGESWPGGTLVLSWHDVLNGNRLPNDGHNLVFHEFAHQLDQETGATTGTPLLKDKLTYESWGREFSRAYNMLKAHVAYGMPHVIHSYGATNEAEFFAVITETFIEKPSELKAYDPVIFDLLLNYFGFDPRRWN
- a CDS encoding Leu/Phe/Val dehydrogenase codes for the protein MTVFNRTEFDNHENVVFCADKETGLKAIIAVHSTKLGPAVGGCRLWDYASDEDAVYDVLRLSKGMTYKNAVARLPFGGGKSVIIGNAKEIKSDALFKAFGRHLERLGGSYYSAEDVNITCDDVAVMNTETNYVLGLEGKSGNPSPFTALGTFLGIKAAYQHKHGHQDLAGVKVSVQGLGAVSYTLCKYLHEAGAELFVTDINEERVSRVVNDFNATAVNIDEIYDLDVDVYAPCALGATINDETIPRIKAGIIAGCANNQLAEPRHGEIIREKGILYAPDYVINAGGIINVYYETAPEGYSAEAATKHVEGIFDTLSEIFKRSEDEQKSTHIIADELAQEIIENGL
- a CDS encoding LysR substrate-binding domain-containing protein codes for the protein MYQAITIDALKALDAIDKKGSFAAAAESLYKVPSALSYTIKKLEEDIGTPLFDRSKQRAVLTPAGKLVLEHGRQILHSTSKMLDAVSQLESGWEKQLRIARDTVIPEDVIFDLLKEFTKRPEQVDIQLSVEALGGGWDALHSKRADIVIGATGELPKGVYRTHKIAELSFIFAVAASHPLAKVTTPLDDDDLKHYPAIVVSDTSTLLPERSTGLFSAKQVINVNSMQAKLAAQLAGIGVGFLPSHIAKPYLENGELVQKECTIPRPKQDLYIAWHKDNQGKAFQWFIERLCQANWQIDTNCIN